In the Arachis ipaensis cultivar K30076 chromosome B10, Araip1.1, whole genome shotgun sequence genome, one interval contains:
- the LOC107620712 gene encoding uncharacterized protein LOC107620712 produces MANLANTMEANATATLQAVQRLGQPARNGNGDGNENDNAKGNGDNIGGALMTFASFLKVHPPSFKGSTKPTEADNWFQAIESFYKNYFPESAREVKEMELMQLKQGSLLVVDYTSQFEELCRFSRACQGAPETYESWKCIKYQRDLKDNVMTAVAPLEIRTSSDLVKKARVVEEYAKTVASSRDTHGGNINRGCGDYLRPKGQNFKRNEYTAQHLRGQGDFRRNDNAQFHMAKGNDRCYTCGLPGHLAKDCGRGRNRDVGRSQQPGRDFTMNAGEATESDLLIRGKQIKLL; encoded by the exons ATGGCGAATCTTGCGAACACCATGGAGGCAAATGCTactgcgactctgcaagctgtgcagaggttaggccaaccggcTAGAAATGGAAATGGAGATGGAAACGAAAATGACAATGCGAAAGGAAATGGTGATAACATAGGAGGTGCTCTGATGACCTTCGCTTcttttctcaaggttcatccgccaaGTTTCAAAGGTTCAACCAAGCCTACCGAAGCGGATAATTGGTTCCAGGCCATTGAGT CTTTCTACAAGAATTATTTTCCTGAATCTGCTAGGGAAGTGAAGGAGATggagcttatgcagctgaagcaaggttccttaTTGGTGGTGGACTATACTAGCCAATTTGAGGAGCTCTGTAGGTTTTCTAGGGCGTGTCAGGGTGCCCCGGAGACCTATGAAAGttggaagtgcattaagtatcAAAGGGACTTGAAGGATAACGTCATGACTGCTGTTGCTCCTTTGGAGATTCGGACCTCCTCCGATCTTGTAAAGAAGGCGAGAGTGGTTGAGGAATATGCAAAGACAGTAGCCTCATCAAGGGACACTCATGGAGGAAATATTAATCGAGGATGTGGCGATTACCTTAGACCAAAGGGACAGAACTTTAAGAGAAACGAATACACTGCTCAGCATCTTCGAGGTCAAGGGGATTTTAGAAGAAATGACAATGCTCAGTTCCACATGGCAAAGGGAAATGATCGATGCTATACCTGCGGATTGCCAGGGCACCTTGCTAAGGATTGCGGTCGAGGGAGGAACCGAGATGTGGGTAGGAGTCAGCAACCAGGGCGAGATTTCACTATGAATGCAGGAGAGGCGACGGAATCGGATCTGCTGATAAGAGGTAAGCAGATAAAGTTGTTGTGA